The Streptomyces laurentii region TCCCGATGCTGTCGCTGGTCGGGCATCCGTACGCGATCAACCCGGACGCCAAGCTGCGCAAGCACGCCAAGGAACGCGAATGGCGGCTGCGCGACTACCGGACCGGCCGCAAGGCGGTCAAGGTCGGCATCCCGGCCGCCGCCGGGGTCGGCGCGCTGGCGGGCGGCACGGCCGCCGCGGTCGCACTGCACCGCCGACGGCGCTGAGCGCGCCCCCGCCCCTCTCCTCTTCTCCTCTTCTCCTCTTCTCCGCTGACGCCCGTACGAGGGCGCGGTGTGCGCTGCCGATACGTTTCGGCTCCGATCGACTGCGACAATCACGGATCACCGGTCCTCACCCGTCCGTGATCGAACATGCCCGCACACGTCAACCGCGCGCCTCATGCGACTCGGGCCCGACAGCGGCCCTGATCACCTCCAGGCTCCGCAGTCGAACACAATCGACCCCGGCTCCGATCAAACTCGGAAGCAAACCCATCCACATTCGGTCATCAATCACGCCTCTTTTCGCTCCCAAGTGGCAACAGATGCAACCGAATCGATGATTTTGACAACTCGGTGTAGCGCCGCCTGTACGAAGCGTTATTCTCCTCAGACGCACAACGGAACCCACACGTCGCCACGACGAGTGAACGGTCCCGCACTGCACGTGATGGAAGCTCTGCCTCTGGGAGTCCCGTGTACCCACACGTCGGGGTTGACGCCTCGGGCCTGGCTACGCTGCGCGCAAGGGTCTTCGACCACCTGCGCGGCTTCGTCCCCACCGCGTACGCCACACCCGCCTTCGGCGGTTCCGCTTTCGGCGGGCCCGCCTTCGCCACACCGGCACCCGCCGGTCCCTGCTACGCGCTGGCCGAGAGCGGCGCCGCGGTGGGCAGACGCGGCCCCCGGGGCGGCGGCTCCGCCACCCCGGCCACCGCCCGCAGGCCCACCGCCGACAGCGACAGCGCCCGCATGATGGACCTGGTCGAGCGCGCCCAGGCCGGCGAGGCCGACGCCTTCGGCCGCCTCTACGACCAGTACAGCGACACCGTCTACCGCTACATCTACTACCGCGTGGGCGGGAAGGCGACGGCCGAGGACCTCACCAGCGAGACCTTCCTGCGCGCCCTGCGCCGTATCTCCACCTTCACCTGGCAGGGCCGGGACTTCGGCGCCTGGCTCGTCACCATCGCCCGCAACCTCGTCGCCGACCACTTCAAGTCCAGCCGCTTCCGCCTCGAGGTCACCACCGGCGAGATGCTCGACGCCAACGAGGTCGAGCGAAGCCCCGAGGACTCCGTCCTCGAGTCCCTCTCCAACGCCGCCCTCCTCGACGCCGTCCGCCGTCTCAACCCCCAGCAACAGGAATGCGTCACGCTCCGGTTCCTCCAGGGCCTGTCGGTCGCCGAGACCGCCCGGGTCATGGGCAAGAACGAGGGCGCGATCAAGACCCTCCAGTACCGGGCCGTCCGCACCCTGGCCCGCCTCCTCCCGGAAGACGCCCGCTGACCGTCCGGCACCCCCCACGCGCCTCCTCGGTCCCCGCCGCCGGCCCCCGCCCCGTTACCTCACCGCACCACCCCCCACCACCCCTCCCTCCCGTCCAACTCACAGTCGGTGACGACTCGATGACGCACTGGTCCGATCATCCTTCGCGCGTAACCCAAGTGCCGCGCCGCTCGTTGTGCGAAATGCAGGCTTCCCGCGGTCACGCCAGGCCCACATCCGTTCACTCTTTCGTGTGGATGCGCTCAAGGTGTGCAACCTTCCGAACCCCTCGGGAAGTCGACCGTCATGACGAGAGGAGGTGCCGCCAGTGATCGCGAACGTCTCGACGCACCGGCGGGCGAACGCCTTCGCCCAGGCCCTGGAGGATCGGACGTCCGAGGGCGCGGCGGCCGAGCGGTCCGAGGCATCGGCCGAATCGGCCGAGCGGGGACGGCTGTTGGCCCTGGCGAACGGTCTCGGCACCCTGCCGAGGCCGGAGATGGACCCCGAGGTCAAGGTGGTGCAGCGAGCCCAGCTCGTCGCCGCCATGGAAGCGATGCTCGCGGAGGGAAACGCCGCCGCGGGCCCTACGGTGCCGGGGCAGCGAGGCTCCGCCAAGGGAGTCCACCGTGCCTCCCCGCTCCGCAAACTGCGTCCCCGTTCCCGCTGGACCAAGGGCCTGGCGGCCGGCGGCCTCACGGTCGGCGTCGCCGCCGGAGCGCTCAGCGGAGTGGCCGCCGCCAGCTCCGACGCCCTCCCCGGTGACTCGCTCTACGGGCTCAAGCGCGGGATGGAGGACATCAAGCGCGGGATGGCGGACGACGACGCCGACCGGGGCGGGATCTACCTCGACCAGGCGTCCACCCGGCTCAACGAGGCCCGCCGGCTGATGGAGCGCGGCCGCTCCGGCGACCTCGACCACGAGTCGGTCGGCGAGATCCGCCGGGTCCTCGGCGGGATGACGCACGACGCCGCCGAAGGCCACCGGCTGCTCCGCCAGGCCTACCAGCGGGACGGCGAGATCGAGCCCATGGCCCGGCTGAACTCCTTCGCCCAGTCCCACCGCGCCACCTGGGACGGCCTGCGCGACCGGCTCCCGGTCCAGCTCACCGACGTGAGCAAGGAGGTGAACGACGTCTTCGCCGCCATAGACCAGGACGTCCAGCCGCTGCGGTCGCTGCTGCCCCGCCCGCCCGAGCGCGGCCCCGTCGGCTCCAGTGGCCCGAACACCCCCGGCGCCACCCCGACGGCCACCCCCCAGCGGTCGCACTCCTCGTCCGCCACTCCGTCGCGCGGCGGCGACAGCGCCCAGCCCACCCCCTCCGGTTCCGGTACGGGGACGAAGTCGGGCGCACCGGAGGACGGCGGCCTGCTCGGCGGTGCGGGCGACCTGCTCAACCCGCCGCAGCAGACGGGGCCGAGCTCCTCCCCGTCCGGCAAGGAGTCCACGCCGGCCGCCCCCGACGTGACCCTCCCGCCGCTCCTTCCGGGGCTGCTGCCGGGCCTCGGCATCGACAGCGGCAACGCCGACTGAGCCGACTGAGGAGTACGAACGGCCCGACCCGCCCCACCGACCGTGTGAGGGTGCGCCCCACCCGGGGGACGCACCCTCACACGTACACGGCCTTGATGAACCGCCGTCAGAAGAACACCGAACGGCGCTGCACCAGAAGCTTGTACAGCGTGTGCTGGATCTGCTCGCGCACCTGGTCGGTCAGGTTGAACATCAGCATCGGGTCCTCCGCCGCCTCCAGCGGATAGCCGTCCGTGTGGATCGGCTCGCCGAACTCGATCGTCCACTTCGTCGGCAGCGGCAGCGCACCTATCGGCCCCAGCCAGGGGAAGGTCGGGGTCAGCGGGAAGTACGGAAGCCCGAGCAGCCGCGCCAGCGTCCGCGCGTTGCCGAGCATCGGGTAGATCTCCTCCGCGCCCACCACCGAGCACGGCACGATCGGCACCCCGGCCCGCAGCGCCGTCGACACGAACCCGCCCCGCCCGAACCGCTGCAGCTTGTACCGTTCGGCGAACGGCTTCCCGATGCCCTTGAAGCCCTCCGGCATCACGCCGACGATCTCGCCCGCGCGCAGCAGCCGTTCGGCGTCCTCCCCGCACGCCAGCGTGTGCCCGGCCTTCCGGGCCAGCTCGTTGACCACCGGCATCATGAACACCAGATCGGCGGCCAGCAGCCGCAGATGACGGTCCGCCGGATGATGGTCGTGCACGGCGACCTGCATCATCAGACCGTCCAGCGGCAGCGTCCCGGAGTGGTTGGCGACCACCAGGGCGCCGCCCTTCGCCGGGATGTTCTCGACACCCTTCACCTCCACCCGGAAGTACTTCTCGTACACCGGGCGCAGCAGCGACATCAGGACCTGGTCGGTGAGGTCCTCGTCGTAGCCGAACTCGTCGACCTCGTAGTCGCCGGTGACCCGCCGCCGCAGGAACGCGAGCCCGCTCGCGAGCTTCCGCTCCCAGCCGCCCCGCTCCCCCGGGTCCGCCCCCGGGTCCGCCCCCGGGTCCGCCCCCGGCTCCGTACCCGTCTCCGTACCCGTCTCCGGGTCGTCACCGGACGGCTGGGCCGGCAGCGCCCGTACGGACGCCGCGTCGTCGGTCCGCGCGGGACGGCGGCGCGCCCGCGAACGGTCGTCGTCGAAGGGAATGACCTTGGCGTCCGCCATCGCGATCGGGCTCCTCAGCTGCCGGCCGGAACATCGGGGAAGGTGCTGCCGGGCACCAGCCGCCCGGCGAGCCGGTCCACGGCCCTCGCCAGCCGCTCCGGCGGCAGCAGCCCCGGCCCCTGGCTGCGCGCGAAGTCGGCGAAGGCGTCCGCCGTGGTGTGCAGGGGCGTGAAGCCGAGCGTCTCGCGCATCTGGACGGTGGACACCACCCGCCCGTGCGTGAGCAGCCGGATCTGCTCCGGCGAGAAGTCCGTCACGCCGACGGTGCGCAGCGCCTGCCCCACCCAGGTGACCGCGGGCAGCAGCACCGGGGCCGTCGGCCGGCCGAGCCGCCGCGCGCACTGGGACAGCAGCAGCACGCCGTCGCCGGCGATGTTGAAGGTCCCGCTGTTCAGGGTCGCCCGGCGCGGCTCGCGCGCGGCGATCTCCAGGACGTCGACGACATCGTCCTCGTGGACGAACTGGAGCCGCGGGTCGTAGCCGAAGACCGTCGGCAGGACCGGCAGCGCCAGGTACTCGGTGAGCGGCGAATCCACCCGCGGCCCGAGGATGTTGGCGAACCGCAGCACGCACACCGCCACGTCCGGGCGGCGCCGGGCGAAGCCCCGTACGTACCCCTCGACCTCGACGGCGTCCTTGGCGAAGCCCCCGCTCGGCAGCGACTTCGCCGGCGTCGTCTCGGTGAAGACGGCCGGGTCGCGCGGCGCGGCCCCGTAGACGCTCGTCGTCGACTTCACCACGAGCCGCCGGATCCGCTGCGACTTCTGGCAGGCGCCGAGCAGCTGCATGGTGCCGATGACGTTGGTCTCCTTGACCGACGTACGGCCGCCGGAGCCGAGCGCGGTGCCGGTGACGTCCATGTGGACCACGGTGTCCACGTCGTGGCGGGCGAGGATCTTGGCGATGGCGGGCCGCCGGATGTCGGCGCGCACGAACTCGGCCGCGCCCAGCGGATGCGGGGAGTCGACCGCGTCCACGGCGATCACCCGCTCCACGTCCGGGTCCCGCTGGATCCGCCGGACGAGACGGGCGCCCAGATGACGGGCCGCACCGGTGACGAGCACGACCTTGCCCAAGACGAGCGCCTTCCGTCGGTGTCGGTCTTCCACAGGTCCGCGGTGTTCGCTGTGCGGTGCGCGGCGTTCCTGTCGCGCTGACGGCCACCGTAGCGCCTCCGTCTCACGGCACCGGCCCCGCACCCGTGCGGCAAAAGGCGTGGCCCCCCACCGGAGTACGGTGAGGGGCCACGCCGACGCACATACGCTGCTGCCGCAGCGTCGCTTACTTCTTGTTGCGACGCTGGACGCGCGTGCGCTTGAGCAGCTTGCGGTGCTTCTTCTTGGCCATCCGCTTACGCCGCTTCTTGATAACAGAGCCCACGACTACCCTCGCTCACTTCTCGGAACATCCCCGCGCCAGCGGGGATCGGTGCGGGGCGTCTGGGCCCACACGACCTACGAGGGGCTAGCCTACCGCCCCGAGCGATCCGCAGGTAATCCGAGGAGCGTCGAAGAACGGGCGGCCGGTGAAACCCGGGCCCGGCCTGGCGCCGGGCCCGGAATCCGAACCCGCCCGAACAACACGGCTACGCGGTCGCGACCCCCACGAAGGACTCTCTCAGGTACTCGTGAACAGCCTGCTCCGGGACCCGGAAGGACCTGCCCACCCGGATCGCCGGCAGATGACCGCTGTGCACCAACCGGTACACGGTCATCTTCGAGACGCGCATCACCGAAGCGACCTCCGCCACGGTCAGAAACTTCACCTCGTTGAGAGGCCGATCTCCTGCAGCCATGACCCACCTGTACCTTCCGCACGCGACGCCCACCGGCTTCCCCTCCGGTGACTCTTCGTCGCTGCGCGCTCACGCCCAGACTAGGGGCGGGTGGTACGAGTGGGGAAGAGGAGCTGCGATCGGCCGTTTACCGTGACAGACACGCTCGATTGAGTACATAGCGTGTGAGCGGACGATACGACTCCGCCCGCACCCCGTCGTCAAGCGGAACCGTCACGGACACCTGCCCCTCGGCCTCCCCGACGAACAGCGCCGGATCGTCCGTGTCGGCCGGCCCGATGCTCTCGATACCCAGCTGACCTGCCCCGCAGACCCAGCCGTGGTCCCCGATCACCAGCTCCGGCAGCGGCCCGCCCGACTCGGCCGCGCTCTCCAGCGCCGCCCTAACCGGCAGCGGGGAATGGCTGTGCGCCCCGGGCACACGCCCTGCCGCCGACAGGTCCCGGGCACGCACGAACGCCACCCCTTGTACGTAGTCCAGGAGGTGCGTGCGTACGCCGAACCGGGTCGTTATGTCGACACATCTCCCCTGCGCCGGGGTGAGGACAAGACATCCCGCCGCCGACAAAGCGTCTGCCAGCGCGGCGTAGAAACCGAGCAGACGATGCGGATGACCGGTCCCGAGGAGCACCGGAGCCCGCCGTCCCGCCGCCTCCCCGAGCCGCTCGGCGAACGCGTCGAGGGCGTCCAGGGTCCGTTCCGGGTCGATCCGGTCCGGCCCCACGCGGTACGCCGGGTCCGAAGACACCCCGCAGCGCCGCGCCATCAGCCGCAGCAGTGCCCCCTCGTCCCACCGGCCCGCCGGGACGAGGCCGAGCGTCACCCGCGGATCGCCCGCGGCGAAGAGCCGGTAGCTGCGCAGACTCGTCTCCCGCGGGGTCGCCACCGGGCCGGCGAGGCCGTCGGCCAGCAGATGCGCCCGCAGCGCCCTGGTACTCCACACGCGCACGATGCTGCCGAACACCCCGGCCGGCGGGGCCGGAATCCCCGCGGCAACGCACGGTCGGCTTAACTCGAACGAATGGCAGGGCAACGGCGGGGTGACGCCCTCCGGCCTGCCTCAGGCGAGCAGCCCGCGCGCCGGGAACGCCGCCCGGCGCGTCGCGAGCACCGCCTGGTCCAGCCGGTCCGCCGGGTCGTACCCGCCCGTCCACTCCCGCCAGGCGACCGGCCAGCGCCCGTCCGTCATCCGCCGGGGCCCGGGCTGCCGCGTCCGCGCGTACACCTCGTCCCGCCACGACGCCGGGATCACCGACGCCGGATCCACCGGCGCGTGCGCCGCGATGGCCACCAGATGCGCCCAGGACCGCGGGACGACGTCCACCACCGCGTACCCGCCGCCGCCGAGCGCCAGCCAGCGGCCGCCCTCCACATACGTGTGGGCGAGGTCGTGGCAGGCCTCCTGCACCGCCCGCTGGGCGTCCAGCGACACCGCCAGATGAGCCAGCGGGTCCTCGAAGTGGGTGTCCGCGCCGTGCTGGGTCACCAGGGCCTGCGGCCGGAACTGGGCCAGCAGCTCCGGTACGACCGCGTGGAACGCCCGCACCCAGCCGGTGTCCCCGGTGCCCGCCGGCAGCGCCAGGTTCACCGCGCTGCCCTCGCCCGGCCCGGCCGCGCCCGTCTCCTGCGGCCAGCCGGTGTGCGGGAACAGCGTCCGCGGGTGTTCGTGCATCGAGATCGTCAGGACCCGCGGGTCCTCCCAGAACGCCGCCTGCACCCCGTCCCCGTGGTGCGCGTCCACATCGACGTACGCCACCCGCTCGGCGCCCAGTTCGAGCAGCCGGGCGATCGCGAGGGCCGCGTCGTTGTAGACGCAGAACCCGGACGCCGCCCCCGGCATCGCGTGGTGCAGCCCGCCCGCGAAGTTCACCGCGTGCGCCGTGTCACCGCGCCACAGGGCCTCCGCCGCGCCCACCGACTGTCCGGCGATCAGCGCGGACACCTCGTGCATCTCCGCGAACGCCGGATCGTCCGTCGTCCCGAGCCCGTACGCCGGGTCGGCCGACGCCGGGTCCGCGGACGCGGCCCGTACCGCGGCCAGATAGTCGGCGCGGTGCACGAGCCGAAGAGTCGAGTCACCGGCGGGCGGGGCCGCCACGACGTCGACGGCGCGGTCGGTCCCGTACGCCCGCACCAGACTCATCGTCAGCGCGAGCCGCACCGGGTCCATCGGATGCTGGGCCCCGAAGTCGTATCCCGTGACCGCTTCATCCCACATCAACAGTGCGCGGCTGCTCATGCCCGCCACCGTATCCGGCCGGACGCGCACCGAACGACGTGGCGTACACCACCGTCACCAGCACCAACACCATCGGCACCAGCATCGCCCCGCGGTACGTCCAGGCGTCGCCCAGAGCGCCCACGAGCGGCGAGCCCACGAGGAAGCCCACGTAGTTGAAGACATTGAGCCGGGCCACGGCCGCGTCGCTCGCCCCCGGGAACAGCCGGCCGGCGGCGGCGAACGTCTGGGGCACGATCACGCTCAGGCCGAGCCCCAGGATCGTGAACCCGGCCATGCCCGTCCACGCGCCCGGCGCGACGGCCACCACCGCGAACCCGAGCGCCGCGACCACGGCCCCGCCCCGCACCACCAGGGCCGCCCCGAACCGCCGCACCCCGAGGTCGCCGACGGACCGTCCGAGGAGCGTCGTCACCATGTACGCGTTATAGGGGACGGTCGCCAGCTCCTCGGAGCTGTGCAGCACGTCCTGGAGGTACTTCGCCGACCAGTTGGAGACCGTCGAGTCCCCGATGTACGCGAAGGTCATCACCAGGCACAGCGGCAACAGCAGCCGGAAGGCGAGCCCCTGACGTGCCGCCGGCTCGTCCGTCGCGGCCCGCCGGTCCGACCTGCCGTCGACGTACCAGCGGCTGCCGATGAGACCGACAGGCAGCAACACGGCGACGACCGGCAGATAAGAGGTGAACAGTGTCAGATGCCAGTGCGCCCCGACCCAGGCGAGCGAGGCACCGGCGATGCCGCCGAGGCTGTACGCGGCGTGGAAGCCGAGCATGATGCTCCGCCCGTACGCCCGCTGGAGGCTCACCCCCAGCATGTTCATGGACGCGTCCAACGCGCCGACGACGAGGCCGAACAGACCCAGCGTCAGCGCCGCCATCCACAGTCCGGAACCGGCGCCGACGGCCAGCAGCGCGAGCAGCACCACAGGCTGCACCCAGCGCAGGACGGCCGCCGGTCCGACGCGGGCGGCAAGTTTCTCGGCGATCACGCTCGACACCCCGGCGAGCACCGGGACGGCGGCGAGGAAGGCGGGCAGCAGCCCGTCGGATATCCCGTACCGGTCCTGGACCGCCGGTATCCGGGTCACCAGGAGCGCGAAGGCGACGCCCTGAATGAAGAAGCTGACCGCCAGGGAGCCCCGCCCGTGCCGCAACCGCGCATCTGTCATGGCGGCACAGTAGGGCCGGGGGCTACCGCGCGGTAGATGGATCACACTCCCAATATCGCGGGCAGGTCCACCATGTGGGCGAAGTATCCGTTCGCGCCGGTCAGCCGCTCCTCGGGAGTCATCGCGGTGAAGGCGTGGACATCCATCCCGGCCGCGTTCGCCGCCTGCACGCCGAGCCGGCTGTCCTCGACGACCACGCACCGCCCCGGCTCGACGCCCATCCGGGCGGCGGCGTGCAGGAACAGGTCCGGGGCGGGCTTCCCGCGGCCGACGTCGTCGGCGCTGAACACGATCTCGTCCGGGAACCAGCGGGCGAGCCCGGTGGTCCGGTGCCCGACCCGGATCCGCTCATGGCTGCCGGACGACGCCACGCAGTACCGCACGCCGGCCTCGGTCAGCCGCTCCAGGACGTCACCGACGCCCGCCACGGGTTCCAGATCCCGCTCGAAGGCGGCGAACACGCGCGCGTGGAAGATCTCGTCGAAGTCGGCGGGCAGCTTCTCCCCGGTGCGCTCCTCGACCAGGTCGTGGATGCGGTG contains the following coding sequences:
- a CDS encoding hydrolase (Haloacid dehalogenase-like hydrolases. The haloaciddehalogenase-like (HAD) superfamily includes L-2-haloacid dehalogenase, epoxide hydrolase, phosphoserine phosphatase, phosphomannomutase, phosphoglycolate phosphatase, P-type ATPase, and many others; cd01427;~Predicted phosphatase/phosphohexomutase [General function prediction only];~hydrolase [Streptomyces pristinaespiralis ATCC25486];~identified by MetaGeneAnnotator; putative;~motif I;~motif II), translated to MSYDLVIFDNDGVLVDSEPISNRLLAGYLTELGHPTTYEESLRDYMGSAMHRIHDLVEERTGEKLPADFDEIFHARVFAAFERDLEPVAGVGDVLERLTEAGVRYCVASSGSHERIRVGHRTTGLARWFPDEIVFSADDVGRGKPAPDLFLHAAARMGVEPGRCVVVEDSRLGVQAANAAGMDVHAFTAMTPEERLTGANGYFAHMVDLPAILGV